One stretch of Paenibacillus sp. AN1007 DNA includes these proteins:
- a CDS encoding glycoside hydrolase family 2 TIM barrel-domain containing protein, whose amino-acid sequence MNEKRLFNDGWQFAKSGLGVTEPGDLSFEPVELPHDWLVYNTLDLYENSIGWYRRTYPYTKNEQQVLLCFDGVYMDSSVYVNGQFVGEWKYGYAAFEHEITNALVEGDNEILVKVVHQSPNSRWYSGAGIYRNVWLKTRDRSHIVSDGIYVSVQQQADGWQVEVDTELHLEQHQRAQLVHTVLYKGQVAASSQAEVQANAPNDVFINSQQLQMQNPELWSPDTPQLYDLVTELRLITDHQREQVIESVSQRIGFKHVRLDAAEGFHLNGVKMKMNGVCEHHDLGALGSAFNVAALRRRFVLLKEMGVNAIRTAHNMPAKEFMELADEMGMLVVSEAFDMWERAKTPYDYARFFSEWAYRDVRSWVRRDRNHVSLVMWSIGNEIYDTHADERGQEVTRMLMEYVQQFDPKGNARVTIGSNYMPWENAQKCADIVKLAGYNYAEKYYDQHHAEHPDWIIYGSETSSVVQSRGIYHFPYEQPVLDDDDEQCSALGNSTTSWGAKSPEYCILAERDHPYSLGQFLWTGFDYIGEPTPYHTKNSYFGQLDTATFPKDSYYIYQAAWTDYKKSPMVHLFPYWDFSPGQIIDVRVCSNAPKIELQLNGRSIGTYEIDHAHGTQLSGWWKVPFEEGELKAIAYDEHGTVIATDVQRSFTDASRIRLQPDRQQLRADGKDLTFVEITVEDDVGNPVQNANNRVQVKVSGAGRLLGLDNGDSTDYDPYKGLSRRLFSGKLMAIIGSTQEAGTIQIEVTSAGLQGETASFESKAADEGRESITASVNREGRGSRVQTDAAPVRNHQQPVFMKNEERPVLTGSAQEIPLRKIEIISESGQLLDPSTPELIVTAKLYPENTSYRDIEWSAVNDAGIVSNIAKVQAVDALPGEGTGARSINEHQHIVKIAAMGDGTFRLRAASKNGTDKIKLISQLEFKAEGLGTAYKDPYSFITGGLYDYSKGDVGNGNERGAATSRDGETHVGFRSIDFGPYGSDTITIPIFALSTEEYFIQIWEGMPDEEGSTMVADVVYDKESIWNVYQEETYRLSKRLKGITSICFVVKQKIHIKGFSFERQSRAFEQNTAASCDHLYGDSFTVKEDRVEGIGNNVSLEFEQMDFASEGASKLVICGASPIDKNTIHIRFSGADGQHNQLVEFTQSAGYEERTFELERVCGEQKVTFIFLPGSQFDFDWFRFEK is encoded by the coding sequence ATGAATGAGAAGAGACTTTTTAATGACGGATGGCAGTTTGCCAAAAGCGGACTCGGTGTTACGGAGCCGGGAGATCTGAGTTTTGAACCGGTTGAGCTTCCCCACGACTGGCTGGTCTACAATACACTTGATCTATACGAGAACAGCATAGGTTGGTACCGCAGGACGTATCCATATACGAAAAATGAGCAGCAGGTACTTTTGTGTTTTGACGGGGTATATATGGATTCGTCCGTATATGTGAATGGGCAGTTTGTTGGCGAGTGGAAGTATGGATATGCTGCGTTTGAGCATGAAATTACGAATGCTTTGGTGGAAGGCGATAATGAAATTCTGGTCAAAGTCGTGCATCAAAGCCCGAACAGCAGATGGTATTCCGGCGCGGGCATCTATCGTAATGTGTGGTTGAAAACGCGGGACCGCAGCCACATTGTCTCGGATGGCATCTACGTATCCGTACAGCAGCAGGCGGATGGCTGGCAGGTAGAGGTAGATACGGAGCTGCATCTGGAACAGCATCAGCGTGCACAATTGGTGCATACAGTGCTGTATAAGGGCCAAGTTGCGGCTTCGTCTCAGGCGGAGGTTCAGGCAAATGCACCTAACGATGTTTTCATCAACAGTCAGCAGCTACAAATGCAGAATCCCGAATTGTGGAGCCCGGATACACCACAGTTATATGATCTCGTAACGGAACTGCGGCTGATCACGGATCATCAGCGGGAACAGGTGATTGAGTCTGTATCACAACGAATCGGCTTTAAACATGTCAGACTGGATGCCGCTGAAGGCTTCCATCTGAACGGGGTCAAAATGAAAATGAACGGTGTCTGCGAACACCATGATCTCGGGGCGTTAGGGTCCGCTTTTAACGTGGCGGCGCTTAGAAGAAGATTTGTTTTGCTGAAGGAGATGGGCGTTAATGCCATTCGGACGGCGCACAACATGCCAGCGAAAGAGTTCATGGAACTTGCCGATGAGATGGGCATGCTGGTGGTGTCCGAGGCGTTTGATATGTGGGAACGAGCCAAAACACCGTACGACTATGCACGATTTTTCTCTGAGTGGGCATATCGGGATGTTCGCAGCTGGGTGAGGCGGGACCGAAATCATGTCAGCCTGGTTATGTGGAGTATCGGGAATGAAATCTATGATACCCATGCGGACGAGCGCGGACAGGAAGTGACGCGAATGCTGATGGAGTACGTGCAGCAATTTGATCCGAAAGGCAATGCACGCGTAACCATCGGTTCCAACTACATGCCTTGGGAGAATGCCCAGAAATGCGCAGATATTGTGAAGCTGGCCGGATATAACTATGCCGAGAAATATTATGACCAGCACCACGCAGAGCATCCGGACTGGATTATCTATGGCAGCGAAACATCCTCCGTTGTTCAGAGCCGGGGCATCTATCATTTCCCGTATGAACAGCCTGTACTCGACGACGATGATGAGCAGTGCTCGGCACTGGGGAACAGTACAACGAGTTGGGGAGCCAAGTCGCCGGAATACTGCATTTTGGCTGAACGCGATCATCCGTATTCCCTGGGACAATTCCTTTGGACCGGATTTGATTATATCGGGGAGCCGACACCGTATCATACGAAAAACTCGTATTTTGGACAGCTGGACACGGCCACGTTCCCCAAAGACTCCTATTATATTTACCAAGCGGCTTGGACGGATTATAAGAAAAGCCCGATGGTGCACCTATTCCCTTACTGGGACTTCAGCCCGGGTCAGATTATTGATGTGCGTGTATGCAGCAATGCACCTAAGATTGAGCTGCAGCTGAATGGCAGGAGCATCGGAACGTACGAAATTGATCATGCTCATGGAACACAGCTGTCGGGCTGGTGGAAAGTGCCGTTCGAAGAGGGCGAGCTGAAAGCGATCGCTTATGATGAGCACGGTACGGTTATTGCCACCGATGTCCAGCGTTCCTTTACCGACGCGAGCAGGATTCGTTTACAGCCGGATCGGCAGCAGCTGCGGGCGGACGGTAAAGATCTCACTTTTGTAGAAATTACAGTGGAAGATGATGTGGGAAATCCGGTGCAGAATGCAAACAACCGAGTGCAGGTGAAGGTGTCGGGTGCCGGGCGTCTGTTGGGTCTGGATAACGGGGACAGCACGGACTATGACCCATATAAAGGGCTCAGCCGCAGACTGTTCAGCGGCAAACTGATGGCGATTATTGGTTCTACGCAGGAAGCGGGGACCATTCAGATTGAGGTGACCTCAGCAGGATTGCAGGGAGAGACAGCTTCATTTGAATCTAAGGCCGCGGATGAGGGGCGAGAATCCATAACAGCAAGTGTGAATCGGGAAGGAAGAGGGAGCCGTGTTCAAACGGATGCCGCTCCTGTCCGAAACCACCAACAACCGGTCTTTATGAAAAATGAGGAGCGTCCGGTGCTGACAGGCAGCGCTCAGGAGATTCCTTTGCGGAAAATCGAGATCATCAGTGAATCAGGCCAGCTGCTCGATCCGTCCACCCCGGAACTGATCGTTACAGCCAAACTGTATCCGGAGAATACCTCTTACCGGGATATCGAATGGTCTGCAGTAAATGATGCCGGCATCGTGTCGAACATCGCCAAAGTGCAGGCTGTAGATGCCCTTCCGGGAGAGGGCACAGGTGCACGGAGCATAAACGAACATCAGCATATCGTAAAAATAGCTGCCATGGGCGACGGGACGTTCCGTTTGCGTGCTGCCAGCAAAAATGGTACAGACAAAATCAAACTGATCTCCCAGCTGGAATTTAAAGCGGAAGGTCTAGGGACAGCCTATAAAGACCCGTACTCATTTATCACTGGCGGCCTGTATGATTACAGCAAAGGTGACGTCGGCAATGGCAATGAGCGAGGTGCAGCCACGAGCCGGGATGGCGAGACTCATGTGGGTTTCCGCAGCATCGACTTCGGACCGTACGGTTCGGATACGATTACGATCCCGATTTTCGCCCTGTCGACTGAAGAATACTTCATTCAGATCTGGGAGGGCATGCCGGATGAAGAGGGAAGTACCATGGTGGCTGATGTCGTGTATGACAAGGAATCCATATGGAATGTGTATCAGGAGGAGACGTATCGTCTATCCAAACGTCTGAAGGGCATTACGTCAATCTGCTTTGTAGTGAAACAGAAGATTCATATTAAAGGTTTTTCGTTTGAACGCCAAAGTCGGGCCTTTGAACAAAATACGGCAGCCTCCTGTGATCATCTGTATGGGGATTCGTTCACGGTAAAAGAAGATCGCGTGGAAGGCATCGGGAACA
- a CDS encoding IucA/IucC family protein — protein MSTLLMQYSSRQAAELRVMSDLMNSLLAEQLLPLNDDSFVDLAASPALLRQLYKGYEAEGDRSGSGSDSTKDQPAAAVSRYRLHIEGVLCLVEKGVRQAIQWVHGSPIYETKPDGSRARLLTPAEVGRVVLQHALSEHAYAQPGAADFLAGLDIAVQQYALGWDQVEQLSTHTPKSAYEWFVHSERIAALRDRPFHPSSKAKIGFSASDVTQYAAEFGKAIRLRWVAIKRDMVQQGCEDGLAIMDVLYDSQREEMQHEYLRRGLSMDAYLPMPVHPWQLEHVVLPRFTKEIVEGTIVVLDVQIGDVFATSSLRSMAQNAESALMLKLPVSVLSLGAARYLPVVKLLNGLAGEHMLRHAVACDESLKDKVYLCEERNWWGYMPKAMGLYDDHPRHLAAQIRVYPAELLDDAYKVIPMAALGVNLNGHHLLSQIIGRGIGAEDVLEFYSQMTAAFYDIVMRLFKVGVVPEIHGQNCCLVLQNNQVKGLLFRDHDSVRLHQPYLDQHGIADPAYHIRPGYSNSLYNETIEKLIFYVQSLGTQVNLAAVMESLSEVYGIPETKFWAITEQAWREALQQVQLPEADKAALARVIFESETWPVKLVVRPLLEADGVPGAMPSGKGQGGNPFYKG, from the coding sequence ATGTCAACACTACTCATGCAGTATTCCAGTCGGCAGGCCGCTGAACTACGGGTGATGTCCGATCTGATGAACAGCCTGCTGGCGGAGCAGCTGCTTCCGCTGAACGATGATTCGTTTGTGGATTTAGCTGCGTCCCCGGCACTGCTTCGGCAGTTGTACAAAGGATACGAAGCAGAAGGGGACCGCAGCGGCAGCGGATCGGATTCGACGAAGGATCAGCCTGCTGCTGCAGTATCCCGTTACAGACTGCATATCGAAGGTGTATTGTGCCTGGTGGAAAAAGGAGTAAGGCAGGCGATTCAGTGGGTACACGGATCACCAATCTATGAGACGAAGCCGGATGGCAGCCGGGCGCGGCTTCTTACTCCGGCAGAAGTGGGGCGCGTGGTGCTGCAGCACGCGCTATCCGAGCATGCCTATGCACAGCCAGGAGCAGCGGATTTTCTGGCAGGTCTGGATATCGCTGTGCAGCAGTATGCGCTCGGATGGGATCAAGTAGAGCAGTTATCCACCCATACTCCGAAGTCTGCATATGAATGGTTTGTCCACAGTGAACGTATTGCCGCACTCCGGGATCGGCCGTTTCATCCATCTTCCAAAGCGAAAATAGGGTTTAGCGCGAGTGATGTCACTCAGTACGCAGCCGAGTTTGGGAAGGCGATTCGGCTGCGCTGGGTGGCGATCAAGCGGGATATGGTGCAGCAGGGATGCGAAGACGGATTGGCTATCATGGATGTATTGTACGATTCGCAGCGTGAAGAGATGCAGCATGAGTATCTTCGCAGAGGTTTATCCATGGATGCATATTTGCCGATGCCCGTTCATCCGTGGCAGCTGGAGCATGTGGTCCTGCCCCGGTTCACCAAAGAAATCGTAGAAGGTACCATCGTTGTGCTGGATGTACAGATTGGAGATGTCTTCGCCACCTCTTCCCTGCGGTCGATGGCTCAAAACGCCGAATCAGCTCTGATGCTCAAGCTGCCTGTCAGTGTGCTGTCGCTGGGTGCGGCGCGTTATCTTCCAGTGGTTAAGCTGCTCAACGGACTTGCAGGTGAGCATATGTTAAGGCACGCGGTGGCTTGTGACGAGTCGTTGAAAGACAAGGTATATCTGTGTGAGGAGCGGAACTGGTGGGGTTATATGCCCAAGGCGATGGGACTGTATGATGATCACCCGCGGCATCTGGCGGCACAGATTCGTGTCTATCCCGCAGAACTGCTGGATGATGCTTATAAAGTCATTCCGATGGCTGCATTGGGTGTGAATCTAAACGGTCATCATCTGTTAAGTCAAATCATAGGTAGAGGTATAGGTGCCGAAGACGTGCTGGAGTTCTACAGCCAGATGACTGCCGCCTTCTATGATATCGTCATGCGGCTGTTCAAGGTAGGTGTTGTACCAGAGATTCATGGTCAGAACTGCTGCCTTGTCTTACAGAATAATCAGGTAAAAGGATTGTTATTCCGGGATCATGATTCGGTCCGTCTGCATCAGCCGTATCTGGACCAGCACGGAATTGCCGATCCGGCGTATCACATTCGGCCGGGTTATTCAAACAGCTTGTATAACGAAACGATCGAGAAGCTGATCTTTTATGTGCAGTCTCTCGGGACGCAGGTGAATCTGGCTGCGGTCATGGAGTCCTTGAGCGAAGTGTACGGCATCCCGGAAACGAAGTTCTGGGCGATCACGGAGCAGGCCTGGCGGGAAGCGCTGCAGCAGGTGCAGCTTCCCGAGGCGGACAAGGCCGCGCTTGCTCGCGTCATTTTCGAGAGCGAGACATGGCCTGTGAAGTTGGTTGTCCGTCCGCTGCTTGAGGCGGATGGTGTGCCTGGTGCGATGCCGTCGGGCAAAGGCCAAGGGGGGAACCCTTTTTATAAGGGATAG
- a CDS encoding siderophore biosynthesis PLP-dependent protein yields the protein MKPSIQQALHALCCEEMDEPVCAYIYDLAGIREQVRGMLHTMPANTKLFYAIKANPDPRIIEALLPLVKGFEVASIGELLKVRAVNREVPILFGGPGKKESELRLAVEHGMSFIHVESLLELRRILLIAKEREQEQGIEPGRESEQGRGGEGEVQLPEVRVLLRINLRSSTLPHTKIVMGGGPSPFGIDEQDVEEAIELIRLEGKGAVKLSGFHFHSLSNNMDARLHAEMIDLYLQKVEHWQQQYNLHIEVVNAGGGFGVTYDGSPGFDWPLFTALLHQSERRQRLASSGGELFFESGRLLVADHGYYAAEVTDIKRSHGQMFAILRGGTHHHRLPASWGHNHPFQIVHTDRWKHAFGRPEIREERVHIAGELCTPKDRMHSDAAVELLRVGDIIVFVKSGAYSWTISHHDFLGHPHPAFHYVTEDDEHVNTTHAVFQSAGR from the coding sequence ATGAAACCGAGTATACAGCAGGCGCTGCATGCACTATGTTGTGAAGAAATGGACGAACCGGTCTGCGCATATATCTATGACCTGGCTGGTATCCGGGAGCAGGTGCGCGGCATGCTGCACACGATGCCGGCAAACACGAAGTTATTCTATGCGATCAAAGCAAACCCCGATCCGCGAATCATTGAAGCGCTGCTTCCATTGGTGAAGGGCTTTGAGGTAGCTTCCATTGGCGAACTGCTCAAAGTTCGGGCGGTAAACCGCGAGGTTCCGATTCTGTTTGGCGGCCCGGGCAAGAAAGAAAGCGAGCTGAGGCTGGCAGTAGAACACGGGATGAGCTTTATTCATGTGGAGAGCTTGCTGGAGCTGCGACGCATCCTGCTGATTGCGAAAGAGCGAGAGCAGGAACAAGGGATAGAGCCCGGAAGAGAGTCAGAGCAAGGGAGAGGGGGAGAAGGAGAGGTACAGCTGCCAGAGGTTCGTGTGCTTCTTCGCATCAACCTGCGCAGCAGTACGCTGCCTCATACGAAGATTGTGATGGGCGGGGGGCCAAGTCCGTTTGGTATCGATGAGCAGGATGTGGAGGAAGCGATTGAACTGATTCGCCTTGAAGGCAAGGGCGCAGTTAAACTGAGCGGATTCCATTTCCATTCCTTGTCCAACAATATGGATGCCAGGCTGCATGCCGAGATGATCGACCTGTATTTGCAAAAAGTAGAGCACTGGCAGCAGCAGTATAACCTGCATATTGAAGTTGTAAATGCGGGCGGCGGATTCGGTGTAACGTACGACGGCAGTCCAGGGTTCGACTGGCCTTTGTTCACGGCCCTTCTGCACCAGAGCGAGCGAAGGCAGCGTTTAGCTTCAAGCGGGGGAGAGCTGTTCTTCGAATCAGGCCGCTTGTTAGTGGCAGATCACGGGTACTATGCAGCCGAGGTGACGGACATCAAACGCTCGCACGGACAGATGTTTGCCATTTTGCGAGGAGGTACCCATCATCATCGCCTGCCTGCATCCTGGGGGCATAATCATCCATTTCAGATTGTGCATACGGATCGATGGAAGCATGCATTCGGTAGACCCGAAATAAGGGAAGAACGAGTCCACATTGCAGGTGAGTTATGTACACCAAAGGATCGCATGCATTCAGATGCAGCAGTCGAGCTGTTACGAGTGGGCGATATCATTGTGTTTGTAAAATCCGGTGCGTACTCCTGGACGATTTCGCATCATGATTTTCTGGGACATCCGCATCCGGCATTCCACTATGTGACGGAGGACGATGAACATGTCAACACTACTCATGCAGTATTCCAGTCGGCAGGCCGCTGA
- a CDS encoding aldolase/citrate lyase family protein: protein MRVNTLKDKIARKQDVFGLFVSIPHPVILEMIGHAGYDFVIIDLEHAATSMESVEELIRTAELAELTPLVRISKVERAEILKVLDCGAQGIVIPHVETLAQVKEAAHHAFYHPLGMRSLNSGRPGIFGKFPLTDYIEKANAQVMIVPMIESVKGVRQSSEILSHPQVSFVLEGAADLSQSLGVPWQTDHPDVREALKALHETAQQVGVPYAAVTRGIEDMTLWRERGVHIYVLGDDRNTAFRAYAQKRNDYGSAGGPT from the coding sequence ATGAGAGTTAACACACTTAAAGACAAGATTGCGCGAAAACAGGACGTATTTGGCCTATTCGTCTCCATACCGCATCCTGTCATCCTCGAGATGATCGGTCATGCGGGATATGACTTTGTCATTATTGATCTGGAACATGCTGCGACGTCTATGGAATCCGTAGAAGAGTTGATTCGGACTGCCGAGCTGGCAGAGCTTACACCTCTGGTACGAATTTCGAAGGTGGAGCGGGCCGAGATTCTGAAAGTGCTGGACTGCGGGGCACAGGGGATCGTCATTCCGCATGTGGAAACGCTGGCTCAAGTGAAGGAAGCCGCACATCATGCGTTTTATCATCCGCTGGGGATGCGCAGTCTAAACAGCGGGCGTCCAGGAATATTCGGGAAGTTTCCGCTGACAGATTACATCGAGAAAGCGAATGCGCAGGTCATGATTGTGCCGATGATCGAAAGTGTGAAGGGTGTGCGGCAGAGTTCGGAGATTTTGTCTCATCCTCAGGTGAGCTTTGTGCTGGAAGGGGCGGCAGATTTGTCGCAATCACTCGGTGTGCCTTGGCAGACGGATCACCCGGATGTAAGGGAAGCGCTGAAAGCACTGCATGAGACTGCGCAGCAGGTAGGGGTACCCTATGCCGCGGTAACGAGAGGAATAGAAGACATGACGTTATGGCGTGAGCGGGGCGTACACATTTACGTGCTTGGAGATGACCGCAATACGGCATTTCGAGCTTACGCCCAGAAGCGGAATGACTACGGAAGTGCAGGTGGACCAACATGA
- a CDS encoding IucA/IucC family protein, with protein MRFVEFGTESDGKKTADHTATTGDSAAQAADHIATKTTSAAKVNKNQSNRTDPVYVEVQERIMRQTLEAMWYEDILDSQVSGGKWCTSGVTASGEPVVYSCEAERKFSFGRVKVRKGSIKREGSVCTDLDRFLEETVLNRLQGAHVSAFIQELQETMAKDSQCRAALPQSIPLQDRHYDALESHMTDGHLYHPSYKSRLGFSLRDNRVYGPEFNADMPLIWIAVRKELAQTAVSRGYDSSTLLEQQLTEEDLQQFRQVLHSLQQHHSESAYVEQALALDTDTVTKSDKSYDLEEEGGSWDSSSYVLMPVHPWQWEHAVESIFAKQLMDGDIVYLGASASTYRAQQSIRSLSNRNDSQAPYIKLALSITNTSSTRILAQHTTQNAPLISDWLAQLVQEDELLQQEQFAILKEIMGCSFRYEQLPVTQYGRAYGTLGAIWRENVSVHLNEGETAWPLNALMLVQRNGIPFIQEAIQQHGVQNWGEALVRTLTLPIIHLLYAHGIALESHAQNIILVLEDHLPKRIIIKDLHDGVRYVPDRLMHPERAPKLHPEPETHRKFNRYSFIYAEDVSEVRDYTYDAFFFICMTDTALVLERFGLSEERFWQLCTGVILDYQRQHPEYAERFKMYDLLAADALIEEMTKRRLYGDSELHFRRTSNPLKLAKDMLEQTAGMQ; from the coding sequence GTGAGATTCGTGGAATTCGGAACTGAGTCAGACGGAAAGAAGACAGCAGATCACACAGCCACTACAGGGGATTCAGCGGCACAAGCAGCAGATCATATAGCAACCAAAACAACTTCAGCAGCTAAAGTAAACAAGAACCAGAGCAACCGCACGGACCCGGTATATGTGGAAGTTCAGGAGCGGATTATGCGGCAGACGCTGGAGGCAATGTGGTATGAGGATATTCTGGACAGTCAGGTCAGTGGCGGGAAATGGTGCACCAGCGGAGTTACAGCATCGGGCGAACCTGTGGTGTACTCCTGTGAAGCGGAGCGCAAGTTTTCGTTTGGCCGGGTGAAGGTGAGAAAAGGCTCCATTAAACGGGAAGGCAGCGTCTGCACCGATCTGGATCGGTTTCTGGAGGAAACGGTACTCAACCGCCTGCAGGGTGCACATGTGTCGGCCTTCATTCAGGAGCTGCAGGAAACGATGGCAAAAGACAGCCAGTGCCGTGCAGCACTGCCTCAGAGCATTCCTCTTCAGGATCGGCATTACGATGCACTCGAAAGTCACATGACCGACGGTCATCTATACCATCCGAGCTACAAGTCAAGGCTGGGGTTTTCACTCAGAGACAACCGGGTCTACGGTCCCGAGTTTAATGCAGACATGCCGCTCATCTGGATTGCGGTGAGAAAAGAACTGGCCCAAACGGCTGTATCCCGCGGATATGACTCTTCTACCCTGTTGGAACAGCAGCTGACCGAGGAGGATCTGCAGCAGTTCCGTCAGGTTTTGCATTCACTTCAGCAGCATCATTCGGAGAGTGCTTACGTTGAGCAGGCATTAGCACTGGATACAGATACCGTGACGAAGAGCGATAAATCGTATGATCTGGAGGAAGAGGGCGGCTCATGGGATAGCAGTTCTTATGTGTTGATGCCGGTTCATCCATGGCAGTGGGAGCATGCAGTGGAGTCGATATTCGCCAAGCAGCTGATGGATGGGGACATCGTCTATCTCGGTGCCTCGGCCTCAACCTATCGTGCGCAGCAGTCGATTCGCTCGCTCTCCAACCGGAACGATTCACAGGCACCTTATATCAAACTGGCACTAAGTATTACGAACACGTCAAGCACGCGTATACTTGCCCAGCATACCACGCAAAATGCACCCCTGATCAGCGATTGGCTGGCTCAGCTGGTACAGGAAGATGAGCTGCTGCAGCAGGAGCAGTTTGCCATTTTAAAAGAAATTATGGGCTGTTCGTTCCGTTACGAACAACTACCTGTAACCCAGTACGGGCGTGCCTATGGGACTCTAGGTGCGATCTGGCGCGAAAATGTGTCCGTTCACCTGAACGAAGGTGAAACGGCCTGGCCGCTGAACGCACTCATGCTGGTGCAGCGAAACGGGATTCCTTTTATACAGGAGGCCATCCAGCAGCATGGTGTACAGAATTGGGGAGAGGCACTGGTTCGTACGCTCACCCTGCCGATTATTCATCTGCTGTATGCACACGGGATTGCGCTTGAATCCCATGCGCAGAATATCATTCTGGTGCTGGAGGACCATCTGCCGAAACGGATCATTATCAAGGACCTGCACGATGGCGTCCGTTATGTCCCGGATCGGCTCATGCACCCGGAACGGGCACCGAAGCTGCATCCTGAACCGGAAACTCACCGTAAATTCAATCGGTATTCGTTCATCTACGCGGAGGATGTATCGGAGGTTCGCGACTATACGTATGATGCATTTTTTTTCATCTGTATGACGGATACTGCACTGGTGCTGGAGAGATTCGGCCTATCGGAGGAACGATTCTGGCAGCTGTGTACAGGTGTGATTCTGGACTATCAGCGGCAGCATCCCGAGTATGCAGAGCGGTTTAAGATGTATGATCTTCTGGCAGCCGATGCGCTGATCGAAGAGATGACGAAGCGCAGGCTGTATGGCGATAGCGAGCTGCATTTCCGCAGGACAAGCAATCCGCTCAAGCTGGCTAAGGACATGCTTGAACAGACAGCAGGCATGCAATGA
- a CDS encoding IucA/IucC family C-terminal-domain containing protein: MREEKLLLLGTAGPLAYPTSSVRTVYVPAWNCSIKLSLNMQITNMIRTNSAEQMRRTLDASRYVRQQACFDAEPQTHIAYETGAATCRFGDEKLTSLFTVAFRPIEFDPANTYVLSSLVESPWHGAPSRLAIMLGDRRDHVNSGKTESGQPTRHEPSELEYANHEYIQSAADGQWKAVHSAGTAKHNDANRDKVEQWLSQYLACSLLPLVRAAGEKGIHFEAHLQNTLVTLEQDMPVAFIVRDLEGVSVDRELIKELSVEQREVRSSGTGRQADQKLGPISEQKHKGNCGLDQLQDQYELQDQYEWHGLHSNPGPKREPSGLLFYAREQAWARTSYYFIVNHLGSLIHVLARDLDVPEEYFWMLVREMLEEELTRTGNVYVEHLLTADAFLAKQNLVSCLTGISQTPAYVPVSNVMKRLGSEAGEIRGIRN, encoded by the coding sequence ATCCGTGAAGAGAAGCTGCTGCTGCTGGGCACTGCAGGCCCGCTGGCCTACCCGACCTCTTCTGTACGTACAGTGTATGTTCCAGCCTGGAACTGCAGCATTAAGCTGTCGCTGAACATGCAGATTACCAATATGATCCGGACGAACAGTGCCGAGCAGATGCGGCGGACTTTGGATGCGTCCAGATATGTACGGCAGCAGGCATGTTTTGATGCCGAGCCGCAGACCCACATTGCGTATGAGACAGGAGCAGCGACATGTAGGTTTGGAGACGAAAAGCTGACAAGTCTGTTCACCGTGGCCTTTCGTCCAATCGAATTTGATCCTGCCAATACATACGTATTGTCCAGTCTGGTCGAGTCGCCATGGCACGGAGCACCGTCCCGGTTAGCGATCATGCTTGGGGATAGACGGGATCACGTCAATTCCGGCAAAACGGAATCTGGACAGCCTACCCGACATGAACCGAGCGAACTTGAATACGCCAATCATGAATATATCCAGAGTGCAGCTGATGGACAGTGGAAGGCAGTACATTCTGCTGGCACTGCCAAACATAATGATGCCAATCGTGACAAGGTCGAGCAGTGGTTGTCACAATACTTGGCCTGCTCGCTGCTGCCGCTTGTACGGGCGGCTGGGGAAAAAGGCATTCATTTTGAAGCCCATTTGCAGAATACATTGGTGACGCTGGAGCAGGACATGCCGGTGGCTTTTATCGTGCGCGATCTGGAAGGGGTCAGTGTCGACCGGGAATTAATCAAGGAACTGTCTGTGGAACAGAGAGAGGTTCGAAGCTCGGGAACAGGGCGGCAGGCCGACCAGAAACTTGGACCAATATCCGAGCAAAAGCATAAGGGAAACTGTGGTTTGGACCAACTGCAGGATCAGTATGAATTACAGGATCAGTATGAATGGCATGGTCTGCATTCAAATCCGGGTCCAAAAAGGGAACCGTCCGGGCTTCTGTTTTATGCACGTGAGCAAGCATGGGCGCGGACATCGTATTATTTTATCGTGAACCATCTGGGTTCATTAATCCATGTGCTGGCCCGGGATCTGGATGTGCCGGAGGAGTATTTCTGGATGCTGGTGCGTGAGATGCTGGAGGAAGAACTGACACGAACCGGTAACGTTTATGTGGAGCATTTGCTGACCGCAGACGCTTTTCTGGCCAAACAAAATCTGGTGAGCTGTCTTACGGGCATTAGTCAGACTCCGGCTTACGTGCCGGTAAGTAACGTCATGAAACGTTTAGGGAGTGAAGCGGGTGAGATTCGTGGAATTCGGAACTGA